A single genomic interval of Canis lupus dingo isolate Sandy chromosome 6, ASM325472v2, whole genome shotgun sequence harbors:
- the RABEP2 gene encoding rab GTPase-binding effector protein 2 gives MAAAAPAAAGEDGWPRRPGAALDPQPQEGAEVETESELSRLRAELAGALAEMETMKAVAEVSESTKAEAVAAVQRQCQEEVASLQAILKDSISSYEAQITSLKQERQQQQQDCEEKDRELGRLKQLLSRAHPLDSLEKQMEKAHEDSEKLREIVLPMEQEIEELKAKLLRAEELIQEIQRRPRHPPSLHGSTELLTLSRDPSPPLEPLEELSGDGGAAAEAFAHNCDDSASISSFSLGGGAGSTSLPRSRQGLSPEQEETASLVSTGTLVPEGIYLPPPGYQLVPDTQWEQLQTEGRQLQKDLESMSQERDELQEGLRRSNEDCAKQMQVLLAQVQNSEQLLRTLQGTVSQAQERVQLQMAELATSHKCLSHKVKKLTEENQGLRAEQPPSSAPWGLEQDEGHEDSLPSSVPDLQQLVRHTRQEARAQQQAREHEAERLRIEIVTLREALEEETAARASLEGQLRVQREETEVLEASLCSLRTEMERVQQEQSKAQLTDLLSEQRAKVLRLQAELETSEQVQRDFVRLSQALQVRLERIRQAESLEQVRSIMDEAPLRDVRDIQDT, from the exons ATGGCGGCGGCTGCGCCGGCGGCCGCGGGCGAGGATGGCTGGCCACGGCGGCCGGGGGCCG CCCTGGACCCCCAACCCCAAGAGGGGGCGGAGGTTGAAACCGAGTCAGAGCTCAGCCGGCTGCGGGCTGAGCTGGCAGGCGCCCTGGCAGAAATGGAGACCATGAAGGCTGTGGCGGAGGTGAGCGAGAGCACGAAGGCTGAGGCCGTGGCTGCAGTGCAGCGGCAGTGCCAAGAGGAGGTGGCTTCGCTGCAGGCCATCCTGAAAG aCTCCATCAGCAGCTATGAAGCTCAGATCACTTCCCTGAAGCAGGAGCggcagcaacagcagcaggaCTGTGAGGAGAAGGATCGGGAGCTGGGGCGCCTGAAGCAGCTGCTGTCCCGGGCTCACCCCCTGGATTCCTTGGAGAAGCAGATGGAAAAG GCCCATGAGGACTCGGAGAAGCTTCGGGAGATCGTGCTGCCTATGGAGCAAGAGATTGAGGAGCTGAAGGCAAAACTGCTCAGGGCAGAGGAACTGATTCAAGAGATCCAG AGACGTCCCCGGCACCCCCCTTCCTTGCACGGCTCCACGGAGTTGCTGACTCTGTCCCGGGACCCATCGCCCCCGCTGGAGCCTCTCGAGGAGCTGAGTGGAGACGGTGGTGCAGCGGCCGAAGCTTTCGCCCACAACTGTGATGACAGTgcctccatctcttccttttccctcggCGGTGGGGCCGGCAGCACCTCCCTGCCCCGCAGCCGCCAGGGCCTGAGCCCCGAGCAGGAGGAGACAGCCTCTCTGGTGTCCACGGGCACCCTGGTCCCCGAGGGCATCTACCTGCCCCCTCCTGGTTACCAGCTCGTGCCTGACACCCAGTGGGAGCAGCTGCAAACAGAG GGGCGGCAGCTGCAGAAGGACCTggagagcatgagccaggagCGGGACGAACTGCAGGAGGGCCTGAGACGGAGCAACGAAGACTGCGCCAAGCAG ATGCAAGTACTCCTGGCCCAGGTCCAGAACTCAGAGCAGCTGCTACGGACCCTGCAGGGGACTGTGAGCCAGGCCCAGGAGCGGGTTCAGCTACAGATG GCAGAGCTGGCCACCTCACACAAGTGCCTGAGCCACAAGGTGAAGAAGCTGACTGAGGAAAACCAAGGGCTCCGGGCTGAGCAGCCGCCGTCCTCAGCCCCCTGGGGTCTGGAGCAGGATGAGGGCCATGAGGACTCGCTGCCCAGCTCGGTGCCG GACCTACAGCAGCTGGTGCGCCACACGAGGCAGGAGGCACGGGCCCAGCAGCAGGCCCGGGAGCACGAGGCCGAGAGGCTCCGGATTGAGATCGTGACACTCCGGGAGGCGCTAGAGGAGGAGACAGCAGCCAGGGCCAGCCTGGAGGGGCAGCTGAGGGTGCAGCGGGAGGAGACAG AGGTGTTAGAGG cctccctgtgCAGCCTGAGGACAGAGATGGAGCGGGTCCAGCAGGAACAGAGCAAG gcccagctcacAGACCTGCTCTCGGAACAGAGGGCAAAGGTGCTGCGGCTGCAGGCGGAGCTGGAGACCAGTGAACAGGTGCAGAGGGATTTTGTCCGACTGTCTCAGGCCCTGCAG GTGCGCCTGGAACGGATCCGCCAGGCAGAAAGTTTGGAGCAAGTGCGCAGTATCATGGATGAGGCGCCCCTGAGGGACGTCAGGGACATCCAGGACACCTGA